Part of the Lucilia cuprina isolate Lc7/37 chromosome 5, ASM2204524v1, whole genome shotgun sequence genome is shown below.
aacaaactatagactattctataatccaaactatagtATATTCCACAGTGCAGACTATATGCTCTCCTATACTCCATACTGTAAACTTTTCTACAGTCCAAACAATAAATTCTTCTCTACTCCTTACTGTatgtagtcttttctatagacttGTTCCAGCTATATTTAAGACCTTATTTAAtgatttacttttaaatatttgtaaattttcaaaactataaaaaattttcaagattCTGTTATGCATAATtacaatttgttgaaataaattatcATCACCATTATCCAAAGATCAATTAAATATCAAGAGAATGTTAAAGGAAGTAAATCACATAAatctattattaaaataaatagtattaaatatgacctgttaaaattaattttcctaaTAAATCACTTTAATATCTTTTCATCGAATAACAATACGTCTTTTTCTAAATTCTTGTTCGTCCGTAAGAACTTAAACAAAAGGTTAACAGCCTCATTTGAATAATTACTTCTTCTCGATAGTCATGTTAttagaatttataatttatctattgttttcaattaaataaacatttaaaattatatttttctaaatttttttttataaattttttagcgGAAGCTCTTCAATATCGTTATAATACATTATgcacacaaaattttgtatctcTTTCATTCGTAAAGTTTATGGTccatcaaattattattaaagcaAATTCTGTTAACAATTTGTCTTTTTGGTCAAATATCTCACATCAATAGTCGTTTTAATTTAGCTGTAAATGTGTCTTAATTAATCATATTCTCaatggtttaaattttaatctaatTATACAAAGACGAAGATGTTGAAAGTTGTTTAACTGAAATTGCGTATTGAAAGTGTTTTTTATGAGGTTTAATGATCATGGCCGGAAgttaaatatagatttttttgtgtCTATATGTATGTGGGGGATACTTAACTAAAGAGTTAtgtaaatctattttaaaaagtagtttaattgtatttatgagttatgtttgtttaaaatttgttttttttttaataaagacaagtgtaataaatttttaccgGAGGCGAAATATTGCTACAACGGAAATGAGGGTCAtcaattttgaattttcgaatAACCTAAATCAAAAGAACGTTAAGTCTTCACAACTATTCGTTTACATACTTTTCAAGCACAAGAAACTTTATTAAATCCATCCTTGAATGAAACAGTAATCCAGTATTGCTTCCAATGGCTTTATATGATCGTTTACTACTTCAAATGGTCTATAAACAAGACTTCATACTAATCTGAAgcctccagactatagactcttccatagtccagactatagactcttttatagtccagactatagactcttctgtagtccagactatagactcttctatagtccagactatagaatcatatatattccagactatagactcttctatagtccagactatagactcttctatagtccagactatacactcatctatagtccagactatagactcttctatagtccagactatagatcgttctatagtccggactatagactcttctatagtccagactatagactcttctatggtccagactatagactcttctatagtccagactatagactcttctatagtccagactatagactcttctatagtccagactacagactcttctatagtccagactatagacttttcaatAGTTCATGCTATTGActcgtctatagtcctgactatagaatcAAAACTCATCTCATAACAGGTGGTTGACAATGTTCTAAGAGATTTCGAAAAATGGAAATCATTCCCAGAACTATTAGAAATTTCTGAATCGAGAGAATGTACTATGTATTGCAGTTGATGTTTCTAGAAAATTGCAACATAGACTAACTTctggaaattaaataaatgtcacAACGAAGATTCACTGacaaatcattttaattaaaatattattttgaaaaatatatgacataaaataaattagaagaaaaaatattaatattaaaacgaTTTGCGATGCTTCTTATAAGAATGATGACGTTTcgattttttatgctttttgaAAGTATGATCTTTTGATTCTCTAATAGATCGTTTCTTTATTCTATCCTTCTCATCCTTAGTATGTGTGGTACTATGTCCTCTTTTTTCTCTCGCTATTATTTCATTAGGAAATTGATTAATGTGCCTGTTTAATCTATGAAAATCCAACAGATTTTCAATGGCCAAGCTAATTAATTTATCCTGCAAATTATATGCTGAAGAAGAGCAATTCTCGATATTGTTTGTATCACTatctttaattgtttttgtagatttttgcgATATAGTTGTAGttttaatatcatttaaaatattctcaTCCATTTCAGagaaatctaaataaattgattttgaaatatttgtataaatattaaagatttcTACTTACTTTTAGAGACTTCACAAATACCTGCATCAGTCTGGGAGATATTCAAACATCTCGCTTGAATTGTAATTGATGTaaatgttaaaatgaaaattattataaaaattatagttatttgttgagtaaaattcattatttagaaaataaatttgattaatttcaaaatatgttttcggtttaaaatttcaacttgaaatacaattttaaaaattaatcttgCATAGTAAAAAATCCATGATACCGAGTATTCAATTCGATTCAAAGGATATACATACgtttttaaactcttttttagttgaaaactaaaaatgtttgttttttgcaatacaCATAAATCatcaaaaaatctatatttttaattaagcgTGGATTATAACAGATAAACAAATCTCACtataaaacaatacaatttttattcagTTCATAACttaattgttaaaacaaatcttcatagaacaaaaacttaaaatatttaaataaaaatgaaagaagACAAATTTTTACCTTGAccatgaatttatttttttctataaagaaaccTCTTTGATCTGTAAATCTTAAGAATTTGAAAACATCcaacaataaatagaaaataaaataaatgttaaagaagATTATGTTCTTAAATGGTTGCTATTAACAATCAAAAAATTCCAATAGTTTTAACTCAACATTATTAATTatgtatgatttttattaaattattaactatttgagattgtatgtacatatttacaatcGCCATAATATATTCAAGTCaaagaactttaaataaatttgtattaattagaATGGAGAGATTAATACTAGTTATTAAATTGCGGCTGCTGTGTAAAATGCCATAACTATATTTGTATGATTATATGtaactcagttctagttcagttcttgttcagatctagttctagttcagttctagttcagttctagttcagttctagttcagttctagttaagttctagttcagttctagttcagttctagttcagttctagttcagttctagttcagttctagttcagttctagttcagttctagttcagttctagttcagttctagttcagttctagttcagttctagttcagttctagtttagttctagttcagttctagataatATTGAAGGAAATGTTTCTAAGAATTAAAGGAAAGactaattaaaaatctttttaaacaaTCCAGTTTTTTGAACCAAATTTGCAGAACAATCCACGTACTTTATTTCCTGACTTGTTGACTTTTAATAGATGtctttttacttaatattttttactgaatattttttactaGTCGTAAGAAATGTTAAAGGATAACTTTTACAATCGATAAGCATAATGCTATTCCAAAACTTACTTACTTTTAGACCACCCAATCCATTTTTTGGTCGTATTTTTTTCTACTAACCtgattttgattatttataaagcgattaaaagttttttcattctagtttaataacttttttatttcttttatgcaATAATTATTTCAACAAGATATTATTGTGGATTCTAGAGTCGATATGTTGTTAACATATATAGATAAACACGCATACTTTAAATGACAAATAAAAACTCCTGGAATGCCAGAAGAGTTTAAATGTCAACtctaaaggaaataaaatgaataacatACAAGGAAATATGTTTGCGTGAGTTGTTATTATGAATTTTGATCATATTTTTGtccttttattaagaaattataggTGGGCATTAGCGACTATATAACACGGTATACTTGCTTATCGCTTTTTACTTGACTCAGAGAATTATTTTGAGTTTACTAAGGCACTTTAAAGCAGGTGTTcctaacataaaaaatacataatacataaCCAAAAGAAATGCATAATACAAAAGGACCGGAAATACTTCTGTGAGTTTTTGGCCAATATTCCTTTGTGTTACCAACGTATTGACAAAATCTTTAGAACCTTAAAGTTTTTTAgagtaaaataaaagtaaacaaattatatatagaaaagaaCACAGAGTCAACAACTGCCATACCCATACCCAACAAGAAAATTATTGGCACAGACAGTCTTTTTATTGCTTCCTTTAAGGAACCTGAATAAACTGCAATTAATTTGTCAATCGCTTTACGACAATTGtggatttataataaaaatatataatttagtttaaaatacaacattaaccctaaaacaagtaaataaaaacagagcggaaatactatttatattcgaaaatttaagtcaaaatataaataccaacgacatttcaaaaatattaaaaaactatttaaataatgactattaaatttatcgtaaaaagttaattatttataaaaaaaatcccctcattaattttgttcatataaaaaataaatatgttaaaatctCAAGGAGAATTTGTAAATCCTATAGAAGATTCCAAAGTGagtttaaacaaagtatttgaACTTTCTTCATTACTACCGGATATAAAAACCTATCAGGCCGCACTAAATCATGAAAACAGCAAATGGCCTATTCTTATAAACAATCACACGCGTATACGTTCTAAAACCTGCATAAAACTTTCCTCACCTAAGTCCAAACATAAACGAAAGAAAACTTCGGTTTCAATGAAACTGGCTACAGTTACCCGACCCGATATTTTGCATTCCTATTTGTCCTATAGTGAAATCTTACAATATTttgattacattaaaatacGTTTTATGGATTTTGTTAAAATCCATACTCTGGGCACAACATTTGAACGTAGATCTATTAAATGCATTGAAATCAATTGGAATAATGAAAAGGCTAAAGAAAATCGTGCTCGCTCTGCTCCCATAAATTATATGGAACTTAAACTGTTGGAGGAAAATTCTCCCAACAATGGTcgcaatattgtttttattgaggGAGGTACACATGCTCGAGAATGGCTGTCTGTAACGGTAGCTTTGAATTGTATTTACCAATTGACGGAGAAGAATGTTAGACATCGTGATTTGTTGcgtaaattaaaattctatattgTACCGGTGGTCAATCCAGATGGTTATGAATATGCTCGGAATTTTGTAAGTAgaatt
Proteins encoded:
- the LOC124420325 gene encoding glutamic acid-rich protein-like isoform X2 → MNFTQQITIIFIIIFILTFTSITIQARCLNISQTDADFSEMDENILNDIKTTTISQKSTKTIKDSDTNNIENCSSSAYNLQDKLISLAIENLLDFHRLNRHINQFPNEIIAREKRGHSTTHTKDEKDRIKKRSIRESKDHTFKKHKKSKRHHSYKKHRKSF
- the LOC124420325 gene encoding glutamic acid-rich protein-like isoform X1 — translated: MNFTQQITIIFIIIFILTFTSITIQARCLNISQTDAGICEVSKNFSEMDENILNDIKTTTISQKSTKTIKDSDTNNIENCSSSAYNLQDKLISLAIENLLDFHRLNRHINQFPNEIIAREKRGHSTTHTKDEKDRIKKRSIRESKDHTFKKHKKSKRHHSYKKHRKSF